In the genome of Coturnix japonica isolate 7356 chromosome Z, Coturnix japonica 2.1, whole genome shotgun sequence, one region contains:
- the CER1 gene encoding cerberus, producing the protein MEADNRLLYKASTQCSRQHYQVYSISRIMSLLLLQLLMLSCLGATEPQPDSQQRKRRPFQRLFYLDRNLLESQSFRELVGENPVGVKETKEEPSFFIAFPQTAEESQKQGEKKMSRFILPNAELHANKDLRNWAATREISPVEDFSPSHYSSNREIEPPYRKDAKKFWDHFMSRKNSASEEVVLPIKTNEMHQETCRTLPFPQSVAHENCEKVIVQNNLCFGKCSSFHVPGPDDRLYTSCSKCLPTKFSMKRLDLNCTSSVPVVKNVMIVEKCKCETQKTEDPLLGSLQSDFLGNIPEHN; encoded by the exons ATGGAAGCAGACAACAGGCTCTTGTATAAAGCTAGCACACAGTGTTCTCGGCAACATTATCAGGTTTACAGCATTAGCAGGATCATGTCACTGCTTCTTCTTCAGCTGCTAATGCTCTCATGTCTTGGAGccacagagccacagccagattcacagcaaaggaaaagaaggccCTTTCAGCGCCTTTTCTATTTGGACAGAAATCTACTTGAAAGCCAAAGTTTTCGTGAGTTGGTGGGGGAAAACCCAGTAGGTGTTAAGGAAACCAAGGAAGAGCCAAGCTTTTTTATAGCGTTTCCACAGACAGCAGAAGAGAGTCAGAagcaaggggagaaaaaaatgtccaGATTCATCCTTCCTAATGCAGAACTCCATGCAAACAAAGATCTGAGAAACTGGGCAGCAACCAGAGAGATCTCTCCTGTGGAAGACTTCTCTCCATCCCACTACTCCAGCAACAGGGAAATTGAACCTCCCTAtagaaaagatgcaaaaaaattCTGGGACCATTTTATGTCAAGGAAAAATTCAGCTTCTGAAGAAGTTGTCCTGCCAATCAAGACCAATGAAATGCACCAAGAAACCTGCAGAACCTTGCCTTTTCCCCAG agtGTTGCTCATGAGAACTGTGAGAAGGTGATAGTCCAGAATAATCTGTGTTTTGGCAAGTGTAGTTCTTTTCATGTTCCTGGTCCAGATGATCGTCTTTATACTTCCTGTTCTAAATGCCTGCCCACCAAGTTTTCCATGAAGCGCTTGGATCTCAACTGCACCAGTTCTGTCCCAGTGGTCAAAAATGTCATGATTGTGGAAAAGTGTAAATGTGAGACTCAGAAGACGGAAGATCCTCTGCTTGGATCTCTACAGTCAGACTTTCTTGGAAATATACCTGAGCACAATTAA